The segment GCCCGCTCACCCAATAAAACAGGGTAGGCCAATTTCTGCTCCAAGACGGTTTGAGCCGCTTTCAGGATCTTGTAGTGATCGGCCTCAGCAAATACCACCGTTTTAGGGTTCTGACGAGCCTGCGTGAGTACGCGGTTCATCAGTTTCTGGTCAATACCAATGCGCGCCTGCAACTCCTGGTGATAGCGATCCCAGTTTTGGATAGGGAAACGCGCCACACCAGATTCCATGGCTGCCTTTGCCACCGCCGGGCTGATGGTCGTGATCAAACGCGGGTCCAGCGGTTTAGGGATTAGATACGTCCGTCCGAAGGCGATGGAGTTATCGCCGTAGGCTTTGTGCACAATGTCCGGAACACCTTCTTTGGCCAGTTCTGCCAGGGCATACACGGCGGCCAGTTTCATGGCCTCGTTGATCTCGGTGGCGCGCACGTCCAAAGCTCCCCTGAAAATGTAAGGGAAACCCAATACGTTGTTCACCTGGTTAGGATGATCTGAGCGCCCGGTGGCCATGATCAGGTCTGGTCGGGTAGCCATGGCGGTTTCGTAGGCAATCTCCGGATCTGGGTTTGCCAGCGCGAAGATAATGGGGTCTTTTGCCATCAGTTTCACCAATTCAGGCGCTAAAACGTTGCCGGCGCTCAGGCCCACAAACACATCAGCTCCTTCCATAGCCTCAGCCAGGGTGGTGATTTTACGGGTGGTGACAAACTGGGCCCGGTATATGTCCAGGTCGTTGCGCTCTGGGTTGATGATGCCATCTTTGTCAAACATGACAATGTTGTCAATCTTCACGCCCAGTTCCAGGTAGAGCTTGGTGCAGGCAATGGCAGCGGCTCCGGCACCGTTCACTACCATTTTGATCTTATCAATGTCTTTGCCCACCACTTCCAGGGCGTTCAACAAGGCAGCGCTAGAGATGATGGCGGTGCCGTGCTGGTCATCATGCATGAGCGGAATGTTCATCTGCTCGCGCAGGGCATTCTCAATCTTGAAGCTCTCAGGGGCTTTGATATCCTCCAGGTTGATACCCCCAAACGTAGGCTCCAGCGACTTTACAATCTGGATGAATTTGTCCGGGTCAGTTTCGTCTATCTCAATGTCAAACACGTCAATGCCCGCAAACTTCTTAAAAAGGACGCCTTTCCCTTCCATGACCGGCTTAGAAGCCTCAGGACCAATGTTGCCCAAGCCTAATACAGCAGTTCCGTTGGTAATCACACCCACCAGGTTGCCTTTGGCGGTGTACTTGTAGACATCGTCTTTGTTGGCGGCAATTTCTTTACAAGGCTCTGCTACACCTGGCGAGTAGGCGAGGGCTAAGTCCATCTGCGTGCTCACCATTTTGGTAGGCACTACCTCTATCTTGCCGGGTTGCCCCTGGCTGTGATAATTCAGCGCGTCTTCCTTGTTGATTTTAATCATGTCCTTTCCTTCAGTTGTCGTGTTGTAGTCTATGGGGTTCCGTTGCCAAACCAACGCTTGGTTGGCAGGGAATTAATACAAATTGATAAGATTTTTCCAGTTAGCCAAGTAGTACTAAGGTTTCTGCCTTTCAGCTCTAAAGCTCTTTTACCCTAAATGGCTAAAAAACAAATAGCATCCCAAGCCAAAGCCAGAGATGCTATCTATATATCAGGGACAAAATCAGCCTACAATCAGCTTCATGCCGGGCTTTAATTCGTCACCTTTCAGTTTGTTTGCTTTGCGCAGTTTCTCTACGCTCACGTTGTTATAACGGCGGGAAATGTTCCAAAGCGTATCGCCAGGCTGCACGTGGTGCACGGTCTGTGGTTTCTCTACCTCTACTTTTTTCTTAGATGATGCTTGTTTAGAAGACAACATGGCTGTAGCGGCATTTTCCTTCGGAACGCTGTTCGCGTTAGGGCCAGCGTTCTTACCCACAGGGGCTGAAAGGTCTTCTGCCGAGGCCAGTAGCTTGGTCTCAGCTGCCGGTGTTTCTTTCGGCTTCGTGTCCAGTATTTCCTTCGTTTCTGGCTTGAACACAATCAGTTTCTGGTTTGCAGCTAAGATGCTGCCTGAAATCTTGTTCCAAGCTTTCAACTGCTCTATCGTTACGTTCTGGTCTTTCGCGATTTTAGAAAGGTTATCGTTGGGACGTACTGTGTAGAACGTTTTTACTGTGCTGTCTGGGGCAATCGGATCAGCTTTAGCCAGGATAGTAGTAGGTACTTCCTGCAAGGAAGGCAGCTTGGTTCTGGCCGGAGCCACGTAACGCGCAGAATCTAAAATAGCCATTCTGTTTTCTGCCAGGAACGGACGTACATCGGCGGGAATACGCAGGGGGAAATTAGTGACGTTCTCCGGGATATGCTTCAGCTTTAACGCCGGGTTCAAGTCTGCGATTCGTTCTTCAGGCAGGTTCAGTTGCTTGGCCAGCAGCTTCAGGTCCAGCGGTTGACTGATAAGGACCGTGTCCATGGCAATGGGTAGCTGCAGTTTGGCCGGGTGTAAGTTGTGGTCCTCGGCGTGGTTTAAGGTATAGACCAAGGCGGTGAAAGACGGCACGTATGCCCGCGTTTCCTTAGGCAAATACGGATAAATGCCCCAAAACGTCTTCTTTCCACCAGAGCGGGCAATGGCTTTCTTTACGTTACCAGGACCACAGTTATACGCCGCCAAGGCCATTTCCCAGCTCCCGAACATGCGATACAGCTGTTTTAGGAATTTGCAGGCCGCCTCAGTGGATTTCTCCGGGTCCATGCGCTCATCCAGGTAATGGTTCTGCACAAGGCGGAAGTCGCGGCCGGTAAAGTCCATGAACTGCCATAAACCCACTGCCTTAGCGGAGGAAACTGCTTTGGGCAGCAACGCTGACTCCACCACAGCCAGGTATTTCAACTCATCAGGCATGTTGTGCTTAGCCAGGTACCTCTCAAACATAGGGAAGTAAAGCGGCTTACGCTCCAGCACGCGCCGGGTGTATTTCCGGTTCCGGATGGTGAAGTAGTCAATCAACCCTCTTACCTGCTTGTTGAATTCTAAGGGGATCTCCTGTTCCAGACAGCTGAGGCGGTCCTGGATGAGTTCATCGGTTTCTACCGGAATAAACTCTACTGAATCAACAAGTACCTTGGTAGTGTCTTTTACTTGCACAACTGGAACATCCAGTGCCGGTGTTTGCTTGGCCTGCGCTGCAGAGCCCAAGCCTAGTGTAAGTACAAGGCCAGTAAGAAAGGTAGTTTTGCGCATTAGGCAGTTAGGTGTGGTTGATGGTTCATCAGTTGTTTAGAGAAGGCCAGTAGTTGTTCTTCCCCAAAAGCTTTGGTCATCAGCTGTACCCCAATTGGCAGCCCTGCGGCGTCTTTGCCAATTGGTAACGAAATAGCCGGAATGCCTGCCAGGTTTGCCTGTACCGTGTAGATGTCTTCCAGGTACATGGCCAGCGGATCCTTGGTGTTTTCCCCTATCTTGAAGGCAGTGGTAGGGGTGGTAGGTAGAATCAGAAAATCGTATTGGCTTAAAAGCTCATCGGTTTTCTCTTTGATCAGGCGGCGTACTTGTTGCGCCTTGGTGTAGTATGCGTCGTAGTAATCAGCACTAAGCACAAAGGTGCCCAGGATAATGCGGCGCTGTACTTCTTTCCCGAACCCTTCGGAACGGGTTTTCTTGTACATAGAGGCCAAATCCGTCGCGTTCTGGCTTCGGAAACCGTACTTCACCCCATCGTACCGGCCCAGGTTTGAGCTGGCTTCAGCGGTGGTCAGGATGTAGTAGGTAGGTACAATATAGTCAAGGAAATGGAATTCCACCGGTTCAACCGTATGGCCATCGGCCTGTAGTTGATCCAGCACGCCCTGCACAGCCGCTTTAACTTCTGAATTCAAACCCGGACTCTCAAAAGAATCACGGATGAACCCGATGCGGGCCGGACGGTCAAAGGTCAAATTTTGGCTATAAGCAGGAACCGGACGTTGGCTTACGGTGGCGTCAAACTCATCGGGGCCCGCCATCACTTCTAAGAGAAGCGCGGCATCTTCCACGCTCTGGGTGATTACACCAATCTGGTCAAAAGAAGAAGCGTAGGCGATAAGGCCGTAGCGCGAAATGCGGGAGTACGTAGGCTTCATGCCCACCACGCCGCAATAGGCGGCTGGTTGACGCACTGAACCACCGGTATCAGATCCGATGGAGGCTAAGCAAAGGTCGGCTTGTACGGCTACGGCAGAGCCGCCGCTAGAACCACCCGGCACGCGGGTATTGTCTACTTCGTTGAGCGCCGGACCAAAGGAGGAGTTCTCATTGGAACCGCCCATGGCAAACTCGTCGCAGTTCTGGCGGCCAATGATAATGGCGTCCTCAGCCAGAAGACGTTGCACGGCGGTAGCAGTGTAAAGAGATGTGAAACCGTTCAGGATTTGGCTGGAGGCTTGCAACGCGTGGCCTTCATAGGCCAGCACGTCTTTGATGCCAATCACCATTCCGGCCAGTTTGCCGGCGGTACCGGCTTGTAATTTGGCATCCACTTCTTCGGCTTTCCGAAGGGCTTCTTCTTCAAACACCTCCAAGAATGCGTTCAGATGACGCTTGGTGTTGATGTTCTCCAGATAACGCTCCACAAGTTGACGGCAGGAGAGCGAGCCTCGGCCTATCTCCTCGCGGATAGCGTCAAGGGATGTATAACGCATGTATTAAACGTTCGGGTTGTGGGTAGTAGGGTTTGGGTTGGCGTTAGGCGCATTGTCATAAGGCGCGTTGCCGTTGTTGTAATTGGTATTGTTATAACCTGGGTTTGGGTTGGTATAGCCCGGGCCGCTGTTATAATTGTTTCTGTTCTGGGTATTGGCCTGACGGTCATCGTTGGCCGAGTTCTCAATGTCGTTCTTGATCTCTTTGGTGGCGTCTTTGAACTCACGGATTCCTTTTCCAAGGCCACGGGCCAGGTCTGGAATACGCTTGGCGCCAAACAGCAACAGAACGATTAACACAAGAACGATCATCTCGCCGGTTCCTAAGTTGCCGATGAATAATAAGCTGGATAACAACATAGCTTTACTAATAAGGTGTTAAGAGTGTAAAATTAGGGTATAATTTTCAATTACAAGGCACGTCAGGTCAAGTTTAAAACGGAAGGGTAGGCGCACTATTTCAAAACACCCTGTATATTTAAAATCCAGTTTTAGTCTCTTTTCCTGAAAATGCCCGCAAAGGAGCCAGAACCTACGTTTTTTTAGCGACTTCCGGTTTTTTGCGTAGGTTTACTTCTGCGATTAATATTTTTCCTGTGCGCCGGAAGCTTCTTTCTTTTCTTACGTCTTTATCTACCCTGTGGCTATTGTTGGGAGTAGGATGCCAGTACGTGCCGCCGCATGTTTTCTGGCCTGCCGGCTTCATTGCCATGTCTACGCCCGGAGCGCTACTAATGAACGGCGTGCTGTTGCTGTTGTGGCTTTGGCTTTGGCACCGCCCAGTGTGGGCGCTATGGCCGGCGTTGCTTATTTTTCTGTTCTGGGGACAGCACACGCGCTATTTCAACTTTAGTTCTTCAGAAGCAAGCTTGGCCTCTGAGGAAGAGCAAATCACTATCCTAAGCTACAACGTGCGCGTCTTT is part of the Rufibacter tibetensis genome and harbors:
- a CDS encoding NADP-dependent malic enzyme, encoding MIKINKEDALNYHSQGQPGKIEVVPTKMVSTQMDLALAYSPGVAEPCKEIAANKDDVYKYTAKGNLVGVITNGTAVLGLGNIGPEASKPVMEGKGVLFKKFAGIDVFDIEIDETDPDKFIQIVKSLEPTFGGINLEDIKAPESFKIENALREQMNIPLMHDDQHGTAIISSAALLNALEVVGKDIDKIKMVVNGAGAAAIACTKLYLELGVKIDNIVMFDKDGIINPERNDLDIYRAQFVTTRKITTLAEAMEGADVFVGLSAGNVLAPELVKLMAKDPIIFALANPDPEIAYETAMATRPDLIMATGRSDHPNQVNNVLGFPYIFRGALDVRATEINEAMKLAAVYALAELAKEGVPDIVHKAYGDNSIAFGRTYLIPKPLDPRLITTISPAVAKAAMESGVARFPIQNWDRYHQELQARIGIDQKLMNRVLTQARQNPKTVVFAEADHYKILKAAQTVLEQKLAYPVLLGERARIEAMIAEFNMDLTGSVIIDPREEDAKCEKFAHLLYEKRKRKGLTLFDCRKLVRNRNYFGCMMVETGEADALISGLTREYSSTILPALHVIGVEEGVNKVAGMYIIQNKKEPYFFADTTVNLQPTAEELVDIIGLTARYVRFFDREPRMAVLSYSNFGSSSGQVPTKTREATRMAKQRYPDLIIDGEMQANTALNPELLREHYPFSELANVGANTLIFPGLAAGNIAYKLLQEIGGAEAIGPILMGMRKPVHILQLGSSVREIINMVAIAVVDAQTCKAKLK
- a CDS encoding lytic transglycosylase domain-containing protein encodes the protein MRKTTFLTGLVLTLGLGSAAQAKQTPALDVPVVQVKDTTKVLVDSVEFIPVETDELIQDRLSCLEQEIPLEFNKQVRGLIDYFTIRNRKYTRRVLERKPLYFPMFERYLAKHNMPDELKYLAVVESALLPKAVSSAKAVGLWQFMDFTGRDFRLVQNHYLDERMDPEKSTEAACKFLKQLYRMFGSWEMALAAYNCGPGNVKKAIARSGGKKTFWGIYPYLPKETRAYVPSFTALVYTLNHAEDHNLHPAKLQLPIAMDTVLISQPLDLKLLAKQLNLPEERIADLNPALKLKHIPENVTNFPLRIPADVRPFLAENRMAILDSARYVAPARTKLPSLQEVPTTILAKADPIAPDSTVKTFYTVRPNDNLSKIAKDQNVTIEQLKAWNKISGSILAANQKLIVFKPETKEILDTKPKETPAAETKLLASAEDLSAPVGKNAGPNANSVPKENAATAMLSSKQASSKKKVEVEKPQTVHHVQPGDTLWNISRRYNNVSVEKLRKANKLKGDELKPGMKLIVG
- the gatA gene encoding Asp-tRNA(Asn)/Glu-tRNA(Gln) amidotransferase subunit GatA, which produces MRYTSLDAIREEIGRGSLSCRQLVERYLENINTKRHLNAFLEVFEEEALRKAEEVDAKLQAGTAGKLAGMVIGIKDVLAYEGHALQASSQILNGFTSLYTATAVQRLLAEDAIIIGRQNCDEFAMGGSNENSSFGPALNEVDNTRVPGGSSGGSAVAVQADLCLASIGSDTGGSVRQPAAYCGVVGMKPTYSRISRYGLIAYASSFDQIGVITQSVEDAALLLEVMAGPDEFDATVSQRPVPAYSQNLTFDRPARIGFIRDSFESPGLNSEVKAAVQGVLDQLQADGHTVEPVEFHFLDYIVPTYYILTTAEASSNLGRYDGVKYGFRSQNATDLASMYKKTRSEGFGKEVQRRIILGTFVLSADYYDAYYTKAQQVRRLIKEKTDELLSQYDFLILPTTPTTAFKIGENTKDPLAMYLEDIYTVQANLAGIPAISLPIGKDAAGLPIGVQLMTKAFGEEQLLAFSKQLMNHQPHLTA
- a CDS encoding Sec-independent protein translocase subunit TatA/TatB, producing MLLSSLLFIGNLGTGEMIVLVLIVLLLFGAKRIPDLARGLGKGIREFKDATKEIKNDIENSANDDRQANTQNRNNYNSGPGYTNPNPGYNNTNYNNGNAPYDNAPNANPNPTTHNPNV